One Pseudomonas tolaasii NCPPB 2192 genomic window carries:
- a CDS encoding DMT family transporter — protein sequence MTTLHWAGLLALAVIAGAVVPFQSAINANLGRGLGHPLWATLASLLVSIIVLLPVILAMRLPLPSLAFIKQAPLWMWAGGAFGVCFISLALMLLPKLGASGFIALAMAGQILASLVLDHFGLFGLVERQLTTPRVLGALLLIGGVVLIQFSATPARALATAG from the coding sequence ATGACGACGTTGCATTGGGCAGGCTTGTTGGCGCTGGCGGTCATCGCCGGGGCGGTGGTGCCGTTTCAGAGTGCGATCAACGCCAACCTCGGCCGTGGGCTCGGCCACCCGCTGTGGGCCACCCTGGCCTCGCTGTTGGTGAGCATTATTGTGTTGCTGCCGGTGATTCTGGCGATGCGCCTGCCACTGCCCAGCCTGGCGTTTATTAAACAGGCGCCGCTGTGGATGTGGGCCGGTGGCGCCTTTGGTGTGTGTTTTATTTCCCTGGCGCTGATGCTGTTGCCCAAGCTCGGCGCTTCCGGCTTTATTGCCCTGGCGATGGCCGGGCAGATACTGGCGTCACTGGTGCTCGACCACTTCGGCCTGTTCGGGCTGGTGGAGCGCCAACTGACAACGCCCCGCGTGTTGGGGGCGTTGTTGTTGATCGGCGGCGTGGTGTTGATTCAATTCAGCGCCACACCCGCCCGCGCACTGGCAACGGCGGGCTGA